CTGCCGCTGGAGGGGATCGTCCCCTTCGCCAGCCCCGACCGCGCGCTCCTCGCGCAGGCGTCCTGACGCGGCCGCCCATTAGCCTGAAGGCAACGCCGGCGACGGACGCGGACCGCCGTGCGCGCGGGGGCGAAAACTCCAAACCGGCATTTGATTTATCGCCGATTTAGGCGACGGGTTTGTCGGGGCAAAGTGGTCGCGCGGGGCCAACAATGTGGAACGGGGCGGGCTCTGTTGGATTGGTGTTGACACAGAGCGCGCGGTGCCGCCCCGGCTGGGGCGTGCGACGCTCCCGCTCGAATGTTGGAGCACCTCATGTCAAAGGATGATGTTGAACACGTCTGGCGCGAAATCGGCCGTATCGAGACCTGCATGATGGCGACCCATGACGGCTCGGCCCTGCGGGCGCGGCCGATGGTCGGTTCCGCCGATCGTGCCTCGGGGACCATCTGGTTCGTCACCAACCGGTCCGACAAGAAGGACGACGAGCTGCGGCGCGATCCGCGGGTGTGCCTCTCCTACGCCGATCCGTCGACGAACACGTTCGTCTCGGTCTCCGGCGAAGCGACGCTGTCGACCGACCGGCGCACGATCGAGGACCATTGGAACCCCGCGTTCGACGCGTGGTTCGAAGGGGGCTCGGCCGATCCGGAGGCGTTGCTGATCGCGGTGCGGCCGCACACGGCAGAGTTCTGGGACAACGCGAGCGAGGAATTGATGGCCGCGCTCGACCTTCTCACCGCCACGGCCAAGCCGCCGGAGCCGGCCCTGGGCGACCACTGCAAGGTGAAGATGTAGCCCGGTACGAAATCGCGGCCGGTCGAGCGAGGCGAGGGGCCTCGTCCACCGACCGCGCGACCGTTGCCATACCGAAGCTGCGATGCCGTAGCTGGGACGCCCGACCTGAATTGCCGTAGCAGGGACTGGGAGAGCCGGGGTTCGCCCGGCATCGTCGTGCGCGTTCCCGCCATGCGCGGCCCGGCAGGGTGCCGGCCCGGGCGCGCGGCGGGTTTAGAACTTGCGCGCGTCGACGACCGAGCGGCTGTAGTGGTCGGGCCCATAGTCGGCCCCGGACTGCAGCGCCAGAAGCTCGGCGAGACGGGTGCGGGCACGGTTCACACGGCTCTTCACCGTGCCGACGGCGCAGCCGCAGATCTCGGCCGCCTCGTCGTAGGAGAAGCCGGAGGCACCCACCAGGATCAACGCTTCGCGCTGGTCCGCGGCCAGTTTCCCCAGCGCCTCACGGAAGTCCACCATGTCGAGATGGCCGATCTGCTCGGGATGGGTCGACAGGTTGGCGGCCATCTTGCCGTCCGCGTCTTCCACCTCGCGCCGCTTCTTGCGGAAGTCGGAATAGTAGACGTTGCGCAAGATGGTGAAGAGCCAGGCGCGCATGTTGGTGCCGGCCTCGAACATGTCGATCGAGGCCCAGGCCTTCATCAACGCTTCCTGCACCAGATCGTCGGCCCGCTCGGCGTTGCCGCAGAGGCTGACCGCAAAGGCGCGGAGGTTGGGGATCTGACGAATGAGCTCTTCCTTGACGCTCATTGCGGCTTCGAACCCTCGCCGTTGCCGGCGGTGGCGGCCTTGTGCTCACCGTCGTCGACGCCGGAGGGGCTGTCCCCGCCGACCTCGTCGAGCTTCAGCAACAGCTCGACCAGCTTGTCGGGGATGGGCTCGACCAACACGGAATCGTACAAACTTCGCAACTGTTTTCCAATCAGCGACTGCATGGCTTCGTCCTGGGGGGTGCCCGGCCTATCGTCTTCAGTCATTGCACACCGTCGGGCATTCCTTCACAATTCATCATCCATCCTTGGGTTCCATACCGCGTCGCTGTCTCCTGGCTAGTGCGCGCTGGAACATTCGATTGCGACGGACGTTAGAACGACTACCTTGTCGGAACGGTTTGGCCCGTCGTTCGTTCCATAGGTTCTGGGTCGCAAATCGCCTCCGGCGCCATGGTGCGTGATTGGGTCGTGCACGCAAGGCGTTCGGACGACGCGGGCCAGGGTTCGAACTCGTCAAGGAATGGTCATGTCGCTTGCCAAGAAAATCGCGCCGCATATCCCTTATATGCGGCGCTTCGCTCGTTCGCTCACGGGCAGCCAACCCAGTGGGGACGCCTATGTCCAGGCCGCCCTCGAGGCACTCGTCGAAGATCCTTCCATGTTCGATGAGACCATCCCGGCGCGGGTGGCGCTCTATCGCATCCTGATCTCGATCTGGGATTCGATCGACCTCAACCACGAGACCACCGCCCGCACCGCCGTCTTCGAGAAGCGCCTCGACGCGATGGTCCCACGCGCGCGGCAGGCCTTCCTGTTGACCACGGTGGAGGGCTTCTCGCTGCAGGAAGCCGCCGCGATCCTCGATACCGACATGAACGGCGTGCGCATCCTGATCGACGAGGCGGGCCAGTCCATCGCCGAGCAGGTGGCCACGAGCGTCCTCATCATCGAAGACGAGCCGATGATCGCGATGGACCTCGAGGCGCTGGTCGAGGGGCTGGGCCACGAGGTCGCCGGCATCGCCCGCACCCATACCGAAGCGGTGGAGGCCGTGCGCGCCCGCCGTCCCGGCCTGGTCCTGGCCGACATCCAGCTCGCCGACGGCTCCTCCGGCCTCGACGCGGTGAACGAGATCCTCGAGTCGATGACGGTGCCGGTGATCTTCATCACCGCCTACCCGGAGCGGCTTCTGACGGGCGAGCGGCCGGAGCCGGCCTTCCTCATCACCAAGCCGTTCGAGACCGACACGGTGAAGGCGGTGGTTAGCCAGGCGCTCTTCTTCCAGTCCGGCGAGAGCGAGGCGGAAGAGGACAGCGCCGGCGTTCAGCCCTCCGCGGTCTGATCTCGCGGCCCCGCCGTACGGGGCCGGCGACGTGTTCGACGACCTTTGGAGGCGCCCGCGCCTCTAAAGGCGCTCGGTCCAGGCGACATAGGCGTCGATGTCGAACTTCCGCTTCAGGCCGCTCGCGGTCATCGTGCGGACCTTGCCGAAGACGTCCCGCTCGGGCCAACCACGGTCGTGCAGGCCGAACAGCCAGCCGATGTTGGCGTACGAGTTGGCGTCCCGACCATCCAGGAAATATTTGTTGTTGAGGGCGAGCGCCGTCTCGTAGGCGGTGCGCGGCGTGTTCGTCATCGCGATCAGCCGTTTGCCCCAGTACATCCGCATGTGGTTGTGCAGGTAGCCGGTGAGCCGCATCTCGCGCATCGCAGCGTTCCAATATGGATCGTGCGTCTTGCCGGCCTCGAGGTCCTTGCGCGTGTAGGTGTGCTCGCGCGGATCGCCTTTGTGCGCCTCGAGGGTCTCCCGCGCCCAGGCCGGCATCGCGGCGAAGGAATCGTAGTTCCGTTCGTGATGCACGAAATTGACGGCGAGCTCACGCCGGACGAGCATTTCCTCCACGTAGGAGGCGCGGCTGTCGTCCTTGGCCTCGGCGTCGTTCACGGCGTGGTAGATTTCCAGCGGCGAGATTTGACCGAAGTGCAGATAGGGGCTCATCACGGAAACGTGACGTTGCACCATGTCGGCGCGGCCGTCGTCATAGTTGGGAAGATCGTCCTTCAAGAACGATGCGAGGCGCGATCGGGCGGCCTTCGAGCCGCCTTCGATGTCGCCCACGGGGGCGACCGAGGCGTCGCAACCGAGGGCTTGCGCGAACGCGGCGGGATCGTCCAGCGCCTGATCCGCCTTCGATCCGAGGCCCGCCGCCTTGCACTTTAATGCCATGGCTTGTGGACGGTCGAGAAAAGCGGGGAGGGCGCGGTGGACACGCGGCCGGAAGGTACGCGCGGCAGTTTCCTGCCGGTTCGACGCCTCCTCCACGGGAACGATGACGTCGCCCTCCACCATCTCGACGAGGCAGCGGGCCTCGTCGGCGAGTTGCGCCCGCCAGGCCACCAGATGCCGCAGATATCCTCGGTCCGTGACGACGACGGCGGCCTCGCAGCTCACCTGGACGGCGATCTCCGCTGGCTTGCCGAGGCGCAGCGAGAAGGCTGCGCCGCGCCGTTCGACGGCCGCCATCGTTTCCTTCAGCCCCTGGAGCATGAAGGTATAGTGCCGCAGGTTGGCGTCCGGATAATCGGGGTCGACGACGAACAGGACCAGCAGCGGCAACTTGCAGGTGTTGGCCCAGTATGCTGCGCGTTCCAGCGCCGGATTGCCGTCCGCCCGCTGACTATGCTGCATCCAGTACAGGATAAATTTCGTGTCGCTCCGGGGCGAACGGCTGTTCAGCGCGCGCGTACGGCGGGCGTGCTGATCCATGGCGAGCCTTGCCTGACGCTTGCGTCGCGAATCATTCGGGGGTATATGGAGAACATCACCCCGATGGGAACCGAATTTGTCGTTTAACGTTGGTGTGGTGTCGGTGGGAAGTTAAATTTTCCACAAAAAGTGAACGAGAATGTTTGCAGTTCGGTCTTGTGG
This portion of the Acuticoccus sp. I52.16.1 genome encodes:
- a CDS encoding sigma-70 family RNA polymerase sigma factor; the protein is MSVKEELIRQIPNLRAFAVSLCGNAERADDLVQEALMKAWASIDMFEAGTNMRAWLFTILRNVYYSDFRKKRREVEDADGKMAANLSTHPEQIGHLDMVDFREALGKLAADQREALILVGASGFSYDEAAEICGCAVGTVKSRVNRARTRLAELLALQSGADYGPDHYSRSVVDARKF
- a CDS encoding deoxyribodipyrimidine photo-lyase, giving the protein MDQHARRTRALNSRSPRSDTKFILYWMQHSQRADGNPALERAAYWANTCKLPLLVLFVVDPDYPDANLRHYTFMLQGLKETMAAVERRGAAFSLRLGKPAEIAVQVSCEAAVVVTDRGYLRHLVAWRAQLADEARCLVEMVEGDVIVPVEEASNRQETAARTFRPRVHRALPAFLDRPQAMALKCKAAGLGSKADQALDDPAAFAQALGCDASVAPVGDIEGGSKAARSRLASFLKDDLPNYDDGRADMVQRHVSVMSPYLHFGQISPLEIYHAVNDAEAKDDSRASYVEEMLVRRELAVNFVHHERNYDSFAAMPAWARETLEAHKGDPREHTYTRKDLEAGKTHDPYWNAAMREMRLTGYLHNHMRMYWGKRLIAMTNTPRTAYETALALNNKYFLDGRDANSYANIGWLFGLHDRGWPERDVFGKVRTMTASGLKRKFDIDAYVAWTERL
- a CDS encoding NepR family anti-sigma factor, yielding MQSLIGKQLRSLYDSVLVEPIPDKLVELLLKLDEVGGDSPSGVDDGEHKAATAGNGEGSKPQ
- a CDS encoding response regulator; the encoded protein is MSLAKKIAPHIPYMRRFARSLTGSQPSGDAYVQAALEALVEDPSMFDETIPARVALYRILISIWDSIDLNHETTARTAVFEKRLDAMVPRARQAFLLTTVEGFSLQEAAAILDTDMNGVRILIDEAGQSIAEQVATSVLIIEDEPMIAMDLEALVEGLGHEVAGIARTHTEAVEAVRARRPGLVLADIQLADGSSGLDAVNEILESMTVPVIFITAYPERLLTGERPEPAFLITKPFETDTVKAVVSQALFFQSGESEAEEDSAGVQPSAV
- a CDS encoding pyridoxamine 5'-phosphate oxidase family protein; translated protein: MSKDDVEHVWREIGRIETCMMATHDGSALRARPMVGSADRASGTIWFVTNRSDKKDDELRRDPRVCLSYADPSTNTFVSVSGEATLSTDRRTIEDHWNPAFDAWFEGGSADPEALLIAVRPHTAEFWDNASEELMAALDLLTATAKPPEPALGDHCKVKM